A DNA window from Paraclostridium bifermentans contains the following coding sequences:
- a CDS encoding MerR family transcriptional regulator: MNYTISEVAKKFNLTQHTIRYYEKENIISPHRNKNGIRYFTDEDLDQIEMVCCLKATGMSIKDIKSYFKLCSQGDKTLEERLEIFNSHREHILKEFELLQKHLDKIDDKISWYKGFMKSKRCD, from the coding sequence ATGAATTATACAATTTCAGAGGTAGCTAAAAAATTTAATTTAACTCAGCATACAATTCGCTACTATGAAAAAGAAAATATAATTTCACCTCATAGAAATAAAAATGGTATACGTTATTTTACAGATGAAGATTTAGACCAAATTGAAATGGTGTGTTGCCTTAAAGCTACGGGAATGTCCATAAAAGATATAAAATCTTATTTTAAACTTTGTTCACAAGGAGATAAAACTTTGGAAGAGAGGTTGGAAATTTTTAATTCGCATAGGGAACACATATTAAAAGAGTTTGAGCTATTACAAAAACATCTAGATAAAATTGATGATAAAATCAGTTGGTATAAAGGTTTTATGAAATCTAAGAGGTGTGATTGA
- the ybaK gene encoding Cys-tRNA(Pro) deacylase, with protein sequence MAKTKVKTNAMRILDSKKIKYNMLSYDVSDDHVDGVSVANKIGRDVSEVYKTLVTQGTSKELYVYVIPVNENLDLKKAAKVAGEKKVEMIHVSDINKLTGYIRGGCSPVGMKKLYKTFINETAKDLENVIVSAGKIGYQVELSPFDLQKVINSKFEDII encoded by the coding sequence ATGGCTAAAACAAAAGTAAAAACTAATGCAATGAGAATTTTAGATTCTAAAAAGATAAAATATAATATGCTTTCATATGATGTTTCAGATGATCATGTGGATGGAGTATCTGTAGCAAACAAAATTGGAAGAGATGTAAGTGAAGTATATAAAACTTTGGTTACACAAGGAACTAGTAAAGAGTTATATGTATATGTAATACCTGTTAATGAAAATTTAGATTTAAAAAAGGCTGCGAAAGTAGCAGGAGAAAAAAAGGTAGAGATGATACATGTAAGTGATATAAACAAACTAACTGGATATATAAGAGGTGGATGTTCTCCTGTAGGAATGAAAAAATTATACAAAACTTTTATAAATGAAACAGCAAAAGATTTAGAAAATGTTATAGTGAGTGCTGGGAAAATAGGATATCAAGTAGAACTAAGTCCATTTGACTTACAAAAAGTTATAAATAGTAAATTTGAAGATATAATATAA
- a CDS encoding DNA-3-methyladenine glycosylase, with the protein MNVDFFRQDAITLSKQLLGKYLVRKYDDQEIIVKIVETEAYMGITDKAAHVYGDRRTDRTAPLYEDGGTIYVYLIYGMYYCLNISANIKDTPQCVLIRAVEPIKGIDDISINRYDKVYEELTTYQKKNITNGPGKLCKALKIEKDLNFKSVLGNELSVKDSIDNGKEENFEIVESKRVNIDYAQEAKDYLWRYYIKDNKYISKK; encoded by the coding sequence ATGAATGTAGATTTTTTTAGGCAAGATGCAATTACTTTATCAAAACAATTACTTGGAAAGTATTTAGTGAGAAAATATGATGATCAAGAAATTATAGTTAAAATAGTTGAAACTGAAGCTTATATGGGAATAACGGATAAGGCTGCTCATGTATATGGGGATAGAAGGACAGATAGAACAGCACCGTTATATGAAGACGGAGGAACCATATATGTTTATTTGATATACGGAATGTATTACTGTTTAAACATTTCTGCAAATATTAAAGATACACCTCAGTGTGTACTTATAAGAGCAGTAGAGCCTATTAAAGGAATTGATGATATTTCAATAAATAGATATGATAAAGTATATGAAGAATTAACTACATATCAAAAGAAAAACATTACTAATGGACCAGGAAAATTATGCAAAGCTCTTAAAATTGAAAAAGATTTAAATTTCAAAAGTGTATTAGGTAATGAGCTGTCTGTAAAAGATTCTATTGATAATGGTAAGGAAGAAAATTTTGAAATTGTTGAAAGTAAACGTGTAAATATCGATTATGCTCAAGAAGCTAAAGATTATTTATGGAGATATTATATAAAAGATAATAAATATATATCAAAAAAATAG
- a CDS encoding AEC family transporter produces the protein MDFNNIFIQITVLFLLILVGYISSFKGLIDKHTTSGLTKLIMGLFLPSMIISAMQMEFNPSLLGDIVSLIIISILMYSTTILIAFLFKFFIKGDKDCGLYQYIIVFSNVGFMGYPVIEAVLGKEAIFFTAIFNLPFNFFVFTVGTYLLNKHNSEYKFSIKSIISPPIIGVLTGLSLFLLRIKLPLPIFNTLNMLGSITTPLSMIVIGSLLANSPIKETFINKKLYIVSFIRLLVVPSVVYFLLSLYIKNPLLLGVPVVISAMPAASNTAIMAKSYDANDQLASQAVFLTTLISIVTIPIISIVLLS, from the coding sequence TTGGACTTTAATAATATATTTATTCAAATAACCGTTTTGTTTTTGCTTATTTTAGTTGGATACATATCTAGCTTTAAGGGGTTAATAGATAAACATACCACGTCTGGACTTACAAAACTGATAATGGGATTGTTTTTACCATCTATGATAATTAGCGCTATGCAAATGGAATTTAATCCTAGTTTACTAGGTGATATTGTATCTTTAATAATAATTTCAATACTAATGTACTCTACAACTATATTGATAGCTTTTTTATTTAAATTTTTTATAAAAGGTGATAAAGATTGTGGTCTTTATCAATATATAATTGTATTCTCTAATGTTGGATTTATGGGATATCCAGTTATCGAAGCTGTTTTAGGCAAAGAAGCTATATTTTTCACAGCAATTTTTAATCTTCCTTTTAATTTTTTCGTATTTACAGTTGGAACTTATTTGTTAAATAAACATAATAGTGAATATAAGTTTTCAATTAAATCTATTATAAGTCCTCCAATTATAGGTGTATTAACTGGACTTTCATTATTCCTTTTAAGAATTAAACTTCCACTTCCAATATTTAATACTTTAAATATGCTTGGAAGTATAACAACTCCTTTATCAATGATTGTTATAGGAAGCTTACTAGCTAATTCTCCTATTAAAGAAACTTTTATAAATAAAAAGTTATATATAGTATCATTTATAAGACTTTTAGTCGTTCCATCTGTTGTTTATTTTCTATTAAGCTTATATATTAAAAATCCACTATTATTAGGTGTACCTGTAGTTATATCTGCAATGCCAGCGGCATCAAATACAGCAATCATGGCAAAAAGCTATGATGCAAATGATCAACTTGCATCTCAAGCTGTATTTTTAACTACGTTAATATCTATAGTTACAATTCCTATTATAAGCATAGTTTTACTTAGTTAA
- a CDS encoding fumarate hydratase, which yields MRIIKSSEITKVVRDMCIKANIYLGEDVVESLKENKEKENSELGKNILNILIKNCEIAKEKQMPICQDTGMAVFFVSIGQDVHVEGKNISDAINEGVKQGYEDGFLRKSVVTPIDRKNTQDNTPAIIHYDIVEGDKITIEFAPKGFGSENMSKMKMLKPSDGIKGIQKFIIETVKEAGPNPCPPIVVGVGIGGTIEKCAQIAKKSLLRDIGQHNKDENIKNLEIQILKEINNLGIGPQGLGGNTTALAVNIETFPTHIAGLPVVVNINCHAARHKKAII from the coding sequence GTGAGAATTATAAAGTCATCAGAAATTACAAAAGTTGTAAGAGATATGTGTATAAAAGCAAATATATACCTAGGGGAAGATGTTGTAGAATCTTTAAAAGAAAATAAAGAAAAAGAAAATAGCGAACTAGGAAAAAATATATTAAATATATTAATAAAAAATTGCGAAATTGCAAAAGAAAAACAAATGCCTATATGTCAAGATACTGGAATGGCTGTATTTTTTGTAAGTATCGGTCAAGATGTACACGTAGAAGGTAAAAATATAAGCGATGCAATAAATGAAGGTGTAAAGCAAGGTTATGAAGATGGCTTTTTAAGAAAATCAGTTGTAACTCCAATAGATAGAAAAAATACACAAGATAATACACCTGCAATAATTCATTACGATATAGTTGAGGGTGATAAAATAACTATAGAGTTTGCACCAAAGGGATTTGGTAGTGAAAATATGAGTAAGATGAAAATGTTAAAGCCATCTGATGGTATAAAAGGAATACAAAAATTTATTATAGAAACAGTTAAAGAAGCTGGTCCAAATCCATGTCCACCTATAGTTGTTGGTGTTGGAATTGGAGGAACTATTGAAAAGTGTGCGCAGATAGCAAAAAAATCTTTATTAAGGGATATAGGACAACATAATAAAGATGAAAATATAAAAAATTTAGAAATACAAATATTAAAAGAAATAAATAACTTAGGAATAGGGCCTCAAGGATTAGGTGGAAATACAACTGCGCTTGCGGTTAACATAGAGACATTTCCAACTCATATAGCTGGACTTCCAGTAGTTGTAAATATAAATTGTCATGCGGCAAGACATAAAAAGGCTATAATATAA
- a CDS encoding Fe-S-containing hydro-lyase translates to MKKITLPIDNETIKELKCGEMVSISGVIYTARDAAHQRMVNAIEEGEKLPFNVEGQAIYYVGPTPHKDGEVIGAAGPTTSYRMDDLTAPLLDRGLKLMIGKGKRNDVVIDSMKKNICAYLAAIGGAGAYISNSIKKAEVIAYDDLGAEAVRRLEVEDLFAVVAIDCYGNNIYEMNK, encoded by the coding sequence ATGAAAAAAATAACTCTTCCCATAGATAATGAAACAATAAAAGAACTAAAGTGTGGAGAAATGGTAAGTATAAGTGGTGTAATTTATACAGCTAGAGACGCAGCTCATCAAAGAATGGTTAATGCTATAGAAGAAGGTGAAAAATTGCCTTTTAACGTAGAAGGGCAAGCTATATATTACGTAGGACCAACACCTCATAAAGATGGAGAAGTAATAGGTGCTGCTGGACCGACGACAAGTTATAGAATGGATGATTTAACAGCTCCTTTATTAGATAGAGGATTAAAGTTAATGATAGGTAAAGGAAAGAGAAATGATGTAGTTATCGATTCGATGAAAAAAAATATATGTGCATATTTAGCTGCCATAGGTGGCGCAGGTGCATATATATCAAACTCTATTAAAAAGGCTGAAGTTATAGCTTATGATGATTTAGGAGCAGAAGCTGTAAGAAGATTAGAGGTTGAGGACTTATTTGCAGTAGTTGCAATCGATTGTTATGGCAATAACATTTATGAAATGAATAAATAA
- a CDS encoding NAD(P)-dependent malic enzyme — MTKNYSELALEMHEKNKGKITVCSKVKVEDKDDLSIAYTPGVAAPCMEISKDEDLAYKYTSKGNMVGVVSDGSAVLGLGNIGASASIPVMEGKAILFKEFANVDAFPICLKTNDVDEIVNTVKLMEPVFGGINLEDISAPRCFEIEEKLKKELNIPVFHDDQHGTAIVLSAAIINSLKLINKKIEDLEIVINGPGAAGLAIAKMLISMGVKNIVLCGLNGALEEGMDDLNWAQEEMLKVTNIHNEKGLLADVIKNKDVFIGVSGPNCVTKEMVATMNEKSIILAMANPTPEIMPDQAKEGGAYIVGTGRSDFPNQVNNVLAFPGIFRGALDVRATEINEEMKIAAANAIANSIKIEDLNPDNILPKSFDRDVAKNVAEAIKEAAIKTGVARI; from the coding sequence ATGACTAAAAATTACTCAGAGTTAGCATTAGAAATGCATGAAAAGAATAAAGGAAAAATAACTGTTTGTAGTAAGGTTAAAGTTGAAGATAAAGATGATTTATCTATTGCATATACTCCAGGAGTTGCAGCTCCATGTATGGAAATATCTAAAGATGAAGATTTAGCATATAAATATACATCAAAAGGAAATATGGTTGGTGTAGTTAGTGATGGAAGTGCTGTATTAGGTTTAGGTAATATAGGAGCTAGTGCATCAATACCAGTAATGGAAGGAAAAGCAATACTATTTAAGGAATTTGCAAATGTAGATGCATTTCCGATATGTTTAAAGACGAACGATGTAGATGAAATAGTAAACACTGTAAAATTAATGGAACCTGTATTTGGAGGAATTAACTTAGAAGATATAAGTGCTCCAAGATGTTTTGAAATAGAAGAGAAATTAAAAAAAGAGTTAAACATACCAGTTTTTCATGATGATCAACATGGAACAGCTATAGTTTTATCTGCGGCTATAATAAACTCATTAAAATTAATAAATAAAAAAATAGAAGACCTAGAAATTGTTATAAATGGACCTGGAGCAGCTGGATTAGCAATAGCTAAAATGTTAATAAGCATGGGAGTTAAAAACATTGTGTTATGTGGATTAAATGGAGCTTTAGAAGAAGGTATGGATGATTTAAACTGGGCTCAAGAAGAAATGTTAAAGGTTACTAATATCCATAACGAAAAAGGATTATTAGCTGATGTAATAAAAAATAAAGATGTATTTATAGGAGTTTCAGGCCCTAACTGTGTAACAAAAGAAATGGTAGCTACTATGAACGAAAAATCTATAATATTAGCAATGGCAAATCCAACTCCAGAGATAATGCCAGACCAAGCAAAAGAGGGTGGAGCTTACATAGTTGGAACGGGAAGAAGTGATTTTCCAAATCAAGTAAATAATGTGCTTGCATTCCCAGGTATATTTAGAGGTGCATTAGATGTAAGAGCTACTGAGATAAATGAAGAAATGAAAATAGCAGCAGCTAATGCAATTGCAAATTCTATAAAAATAGAAGACTTAAACCCTGATAATATATTACCTAAATCTTTTGACAGAGATGTAGCTAAAAATGTAGCAGAAGCTATAAAAGAAGCGGCAATAAAAACGGGAGTAGCTAGAATATAA
- a CDS encoding GntR family transcriptional regulator, with translation MNEPIYKQIEGHIRNLIQSKTLKQGELIPSEKQLSEEFNVTRMTVRSALNNLVKDGYITRQRGVGSIVLANKVYDNISAVSGFTEEMENKGYKVSNILEELNVIEADEELMNKLNLTEKENVWEIKRIRLANDKKISYMETYMPVKLFPNLKKSHCEGSLYNYVEEICGYKIAISEREVSSVLANDELANLLDLTKPEALLYISQVCKLHNSDVFEYSHTYHYGYTLTLSAVSE, from the coding sequence ATGAATGAACCTATTTATAAGCAAATAGAAGGTCACATTAGAAACTTAATACAGTCAAAGACTTTAAAGCAAGGAGAATTAATACCTTCTGAAAAACAATTAAGTGAAGAGTTTAATGTGACTAGAATGACTGTAAGATCAGCATTAAATAATTTAGTAAAAGATGGATATATAACTAGGCAAAGAGGCGTAGGGAGTATTGTTTTAGCAAATAAAGTATATGACAACATCTCTGCGGTAAGCGGTTTCACGGAAGAAATGGAAAATAAGGGGTATAAAGTTTCCAATATATTGGAGGAACTTAATGTTATTGAAGCTGATGAAGAGCTTATGAATAAATTAAATCTTACTGAAAAAGAAAATGTATGGGAAATTAAAAGAATACGTTTAGCTAATGATAAGAAAATATCGTATATGGAGACGTATATGCCTGTAAAATTATTCCCAAATTTGAAAAAATCTCATTGTGAAGGATCTTTATATAATTATGTTGAAGAAATTTGTGGATATAAGATAGCTATATCTGAACGAGAAGTAAGTTCAGTTTTAGCGAATGATGAGTTAGCTAATTTATTAGACTTAACAAAACCAGAAGCCTTATTATATATAAGTCAGGTTTGCAAATTACACAATAGTGATGTTTTTGAATACTCACACACATACCATTATGGGTATACATTAACTTTAAGTGCTGTATCTGAATAA
- a CDS encoding PTS sugar transporter subunit IIC, whose translation MGAIMKFMDKYIIPVAGKLGAQRHLVAVRDGFVAMIPITMIGALATLVNNLPIPAYQNFMKNTFGETWTTLGGDLWWGSIATMALFLVVGVAYNLAKSYDEDGLQAGLIALSIFFVMSPQVANIVTEAGDKVSGWGFVPSGYISNSALFTAIVIGLLATEIFVKLSRIKKINIKMPDGVPPAVARSFAKLIPGMLTIAIFGAIGLLIKTLSGGLFLNDLLNTYLAAPLKGAADSLGSTMLITFFIHALWTIGLHGANIAMPITETLLMDLGAENAALAQAGATEGFHTLAGAFFDAFVYLGGSGMILGLIIALIIAGRRRKDMIALGLAPSVFNISEPVIFGLPIVLNPIYMIPFVLAPVVCSAVAYLAIDMGLVMPVIAAKIPWVTPPILGGFLATGHWSGAALAAVNLLISIVIYIPFVIAAEKIDKRKATLATDQGNDDDFSFDDLEF comes from the coding sequence ATGGGAGCGATAATGAAGTTTATGGATAAGTATATTATCCCAGTAGCTGGAAAGCTAGGAGCACAAAGGCATTTAGTAGCTGTAAGAGATGGATTCGTAGCAATGATACCGATAACTATGATAGGAGCATTAGCAACATTAGTAAATAATTTACCTATACCAGCTTATCAAAATTTTATGAAAAATACTTTTGGAGAGACTTGGACTACATTAGGTGGAGATTTATGGTGGGGATCAATTGCAACTATGGCTTTATTCCTAGTTGTAGGAGTAGCTTATAATCTTGCAAAATCATATGATGAAGATGGTTTACAAGCAGGACTTATAGCTCTTAGTATATTCTTTGTAATGTCACCTCAAGTAGCTAACATAGTTACTGAAGCAGGAGACAAAGTTAGCGGATGGGGATTTGTCCCAAGTGGATATATTTCAAACTCTGCATTATTTACAGCGATAGTAATAGGATTACTAGCAACTGAAATATTTGTTAAGCTATCTAGGATTAAGAAAATAAATATAAAAATGCCAGATGGAGTACCACCGGCAGTAGCAAGATCTTTTGCTAAGTTAATACCAGGTATGTTAACTATAGCTATATTTGGAGCAATTGGATTATTAATAAAAACATTATCAGGTGGATTATTCTTAAATGATTTATTAAATACTTATCTAGCAGCACCGTTAAAAGGAGCAGCAGACTCATTAGGCTCAACTATGTTAATTACTTTCTTTATACATGCATTATGGACTATAGGACTTCATGGGGCAAACATAGCAATGCCTATAACAGAAACATTATTAATGGATTTAGGAGCAGAAAATGCAGCATTAGCACAAGCTGGAGCTACTGAAGGGTTCCATACTTTAGCAGGAGCATTCTTTGATGCATTTGTATACTTAGGTGGATCAGGTATGATTCTTGGATTAATAATAGCTTTAATAATAGCTGGAAGAAGACGTAAGGATATGATAGCTTTAGGATTAGCACCATCAGTATTTAATATAAGTGAACCAGTAATATTTGGATTACCAATAGTATTGAATCCAATATATATGATACCTTTCGTTTTAGCTCCTGTTGTATGTTCAGCAGTTGCATATTTAGCAATAGATATGGGATTGGTAATGCCTGTAATTGCAGCTAAAATACCTTGGGTAACACCACCTATACTAGGAGGATTCTTAGCAACTGGTCACTGGAGTGGAGCAGCTTTAGCAGCAGTTAACCTGTTAATATCAATAGTTATATATATACCGTTTGTAATAGCGGCAGAGAAAATAGATAAGAGAAAAGCTACTTTAGCTACAGATCAAGGTAATGATGACGATTTCAGTTTTGACGATTTAGAATTTTAG
- a CDS encoding 6-phospho-beta-glucosidase encodes MKKGLKIVTIGGGSSYTPELVEGFIKRYKELPVKELWLVDIEEGKHKLEIVGNLAKRMVKKAGIDMEIHLTLDRREALKNADFVTTQLRVGLLEARIKDESIPLSHGVIGQETNGAGGLFKALRTVPVVLDIIKDVEELCPNAWIINFTNPTGVITEAVFRYTNFKNYIGLCNVPIGMRNGIAKLFEVENERIQMDFAGLNHMVYGLNVALDGEDVTDEAIDKFVHSKLTMQNIKAIEFNADFVKNLGLVPCPYHRYYYKTKEMLEEELNEFAKGKARGQVVKELEDQLFELYKDENLDIKPPQLEKRGGAYYSDAACNLISSIYNDKRDIQVVNTINNGAIRNFKDNQAVEVSSVITKNGPKPLSIGYLPDAVDGLVSQIKSFEMLAAKAAVYGDYDAAYLALCINPLIPSDDLAKTILDEMMEAHKEYLPQFNK; translated from the coding sequence ATGAAAAAAGGACTAAAGATAGTAACTATAGGTGGAGGATCAAGTTATACTCCGGAACTTGTAGAAGGGTTTATAAAAAGATACAAAGAGTTGCCAGTAAAAGAATTATGGCTAGTTGACATAGAAGAAGGAAAGCATAAGTTAGAAATAGTAGGAAATCTAGCTAAAAGGATGGTTAAAAAAGCTGGAATAGACATGGAAATACATCTAACTTTAGATAGAAGAGAGGCATTAAAGAATGCAGACTTTGTTACTACACAATTAAGAGTAGGGTTATTAGAAGCTAGAATAAAAGATGAAAGTATACCTTTATCACATGGAGTAATAGGGCAAGAAACTAATGGAGCAGGTGGACTTTTTAAAGCATTAAGAACTGTACCTGTTGTTCTTGATATAATAAAAGATGTCGAAGAATTATGCCCTAATGCATGGATAATAAACTTTACAAATCCTACAGGTGTAATAACAGAAGCTGTATTTAGATATACTAATTTTAAAAACTATATAGGATTATGCAATGTCCCTATAGGAATGAGAAATGGAATAGCTAAATTATTTGAAGTTGAAAATGAAAGAATTCAAATGGATTTTGCTGGACTTAACCATATGGTTTATGGTCTTAATGTAGCTTTAGATGGAGAGGATGTTACAGATGAAGCGATAGATAAATTTGTACACTCAAAGTTAACAATGCAAAATATAAAAGCTATAGAGTTTAATGCAGATTTCGTTAAAAACTTAGGCTTAGTTCCTTGTCCATACCATAGATATTATTATAAAACTAAAGAAATGTTAGAAGAAGAATTAAATGAGTTTGCAAAAGGTAAGGCTAGAGGTCAAGTTGTTAAAGAGCTAGAAGATCAATTATTTGAATTATATAAAGATGAAAATCTAGATATAAAACCACCTCAATTAGAAAAAAGAGGAGGAGCTTATTATAGTGATGCAGCGTGTAATTTAATAAGTTCTATATATAATGATAAAAGAGATATTCAAGTAGTTAATACAATTAATAATGGGGCTATAAGAAACTTTAAAGATAATCAAGCAGTTGAAGTAAGTAGTGTTATAACAAAAAATGGACCTAAACCATTATCTATAGGATATTTACCAGATGCTGTAGATGGATTAGTAAGCCAAATAAAATCATTTGAAATGTTAGCGGCAAAAGCTGCTGTATACGGAGACTACGATGCAGCATATTTAGCTCTATGTATAAATCCATTAATACCTTCTGATGATTTAGCAAAAACTATATTAGATGAAATGATGGAAGCTCATAAAGAATATTTACCGCAATTTAATAAGTAG
- a CDS encoding CvfB family protein — MIKIGDFNKLKIARKADFGFFLDAQTGNTSDDIFMHRKFTNYEALIPGDEVNVFVYRDSKDKLAATLNPPLAKVGEIGYFEVVDATKIGYFINIGLEKDILVPFSSKHYDIKKGDKYLFYIYLDKTERIAATTRIEGYLSTDSEYNVGDNVTGVVYGFQTNDSAMVCVDNKFEGVILHNEYFTKLNIGDKLNLNVIKVYEDGKLGLTPRQGREQELNELESKIINHLNNASRGFMPLNDKSDPADIASVFGCSKKNFKRTLGVLMKKGLISQDEEGTRLI; from the coding sequence TTGATAAAAATAGGTGATTTCAACAAATTAAAAATAGCTAGAAAAGCTGATTTCGGTTTTTTCCTAGACGCACAAACAGGAAATACTTCTGATGATATTTTCATGCATAGAAAATTTACAAATTATGAGGCTTTAATTCCTGGTGATGAGGTAAATGTATTTGTATATAGAGATTCTAAAGATAAATTAGCAGCTACTTTAAACCCGCCATTGGCTAAAGTTGGCGAAATAGGTTACTTTGAAGTTGTAGATGCTACTAAAATAGGTTACTTTATTAATATTGGACTTGAAAAAGATATTTTAGTTCCTTTTAGTTCAAAGCATTACGATATAAAAAAAGGTGATAAATATTTATTTTATATATATTTAGATAAAACTGAAAGAATAGCTGCTACTACTAGAATAGAAGGTTATTTATCTACTGACTCTGAGTATAACGTAGGAGATAATGTTACAGGTGTTGTTTATGGATTCCAAACTAACGATAGTGCGATGGTTTGTGTTGACAATAAATTTGAAGGAGTTATACTTCATAACGAATACTTTACAAAACTTAACATCGGAGACAAATTAAATTTAAATGTTATAAAAGTATACGAGGACGGCAAGCTAGGTCTTACTCCAAGACAAGGTAGAGAGCAAGAATTAAATGAGTTAGAAAGTAAAATCATAAACCATCTAAACAATGCTTCTAGAGGGTTCATGCCTTTAAATGATAAATCTGATCCAGCTGATATTGCATCAGTATTTGGTTGTAGTAAGAAAAACTTCAAACGTACACTTGGAGTTCTTATGAAAAAAGGGTTAATATCTCAAGATGAAGAAGGAACTCGTCTAATATAA
- a CDS encoding GntR family transcriptional regulator has product MKLVNKNIDIPLHIQLMKIIREMIDLGDLKPGDSIIPERELCNIQNVSRMTVNKAIVNLVNEGFLYRVQGKGTFVSAQKERNRFSSMQGFTEVMKNKGMDIKTDILSFEENEKDEYIRQVLKINNENEKVYRVERLRYIENEPFGIEISYIPKSICNNLENDLKEKNSLYNIINEVYGYKMKKAEQIIEPMILSEEESKLLKQSKNTLALKLKRTSYADGDLPVEYTISIFRSDKYQYEITLNA; this is encoded by the coding sequence ATGAAGTTAGTAAATAAGAATATTGATATCCCTTTACATATACAACTTATGAAAATAATAAGGGAAATGATTGATTTAGGTGATCTTAAACCAGGGGATTCTATAATTCCAGAAAGAGAACTTTGTAATATTCAAAATGTAAGTAGAATGACAGTAAACAAAGCTATAGTTAATTTGGTAAATGAAGGATTTTTATATAGAGTTCAAGGAAAAGGAACTTTCGTTTCTGCTCAAAAAGAAAGAAATAGATTTTCTAGTATGCAAGGATTTACCGAGGTTATGAAGAATAAGGGGATGGATATAAAAACTGATATTTTATCATTTGAGGAAAATGAAAAGGATGAGTATATAAGACAAGTTTTAAAGATAAATAATGAAAATGAAAAGGTATATAGAGTTGAAAGGTTAAGGTATATTGAAAACGAACCTTTTGGAATTGAAATAAGTTATATACCAAAAAGTATTTGCAACAACCTGGAAAACGATTTGAAAGAAAAAAACTCTTTATACAATATAATAAATGAAGTTTATGGATATAAGATGAAAAAAGCTGAACAGATAATAGAACCAATGATTTTATCTGAAGAAGAATCAAAACTTTTAAAACAAAGCAAAAATACTTTAGCGCTTAAACTTAAAAGAACTTCGTACGCAGATGGAGATTTACCTGTAGAGTACACTATATCCATATTTAGAAGTGATAAGTACCAATATGAAATAACATTAAATGCATAG